The stretch of DNA AAAGACGTTCCAAAAGCCGCTAGTTTCTACTCAGAAGGCTTAGATTTCACTGTCAACGTTTGCACTCTCCGTTGGGCTGAACTTCAATCTGGTCCTCTTAAGCTTGCTCTCATGCATTCTCCCATGTAATTTTCTTCACTCTTTGctcattctttcttttcatCATAATGCCATTGCCCACCACATGTTCGATAATTTGTCTCTATAATGTAAGCATAATCATAATGTTTCTGTTAAGTCTAATCTTGACAGCGGCATTATTACTTACATCTGTAGCACCGATACTTTAAATTGAATGTGTGGTGTCTTAGACACATATCGTTGTATAATTTTCAAAAcctaattttgttgattttggatAATTACATTTGAATGGAAGGCGGCAAACGGGTAACAAACTGCGGTACTAACCCTTTTTTAATATAATGTTTAGTGTCTAACATATGTTGGTGTCTAATTTAATGTCTTTAGTGTTTGACATGTCGGACACCAACAATATTAACAAGTTATTTCAATTTCtctaattattataaaaatgtcGAATCATGTATTAATTTTTCTTCACTAAAAATATTTAGACCATTTCTCGTTTTGGAGAATtgtttgtgaattgtgattgAAATTGACAGTGACCAAAGCACACAGAAGGGATACACTTCGCTTCTTTCATTTACAGTGACAGATATCAACAGTACTGTGACTAAACTTATAGCATTAGGAGCTGAACTTGATGGAACTATCAAACATGAAGTACATGGAAAGGTACTATATATCATGATGAAATCATGCAATGCTATGCTATGCTACtagttttggaaatatttttcATAGCCTTAATAATGTGATTTATCTTTGTGATTAGGTTGCAGCTATGAGGTGCATTGATGGACATGTCTTAGGCCTCTTTGAACCTGCTTAAGATACTAGAAATTGTAATCAACTAGGCTGTTGTTGTtgcttcttttccttttctttttttttgtttcccaTATGGTGTTTTAATTCACTATTGTTTGAAGAATAATTGTGATGTTGAGAAAAGTAAAGCAAGgtttcaatttttcttaaaaacttATGTTAGCAACATGAAAAGTAACTCTCTTTACTATATCATTTGGTTATATTATATTGAGTTGGTTTATTTATCATCACTAATAGTGAAGTTCTAAAGTTTATTTATCATCACTAATTAATATAGTGAAGTTCAAAAATTGTGGTTTTCTTCTATATTATATGGAATCATCTACTCATATTCACTATTTATTAAAGGGTGGTTCAACCTTCTATACCTGCACTCTgggaatgaaaaaaaaaaaagagaaaagaaatatcAGTAACGTTTTGATGTATTAAGTCACTCATTGTTTCATTTCTTTAAGTAGCAACTTTAGAGAGTTGAATTGAGAACATAGTTTTAATAATGATTTTATAAATAGGAAGGGTAATATGTAAAAAAAGTTTGGTacataaaagaaatgaaaaagttattatatattttcatacatAAGTGGAAAAATcgaagttcgaactccggtcacAATGTTCGAcctaataattttgacattttttatcagTTGAACTATAACTTGTGAATGAGTAATATGCAATTTTATATGgcttattaattaaattttggttcactttggctctgtttggtaaagtCAGATTTTAAGCTTATAGTTTTTATCTTATAAAGtgtatgacaaaaaaaaagatgggttttataaatgttttttaaaaagagcttataacttactttttaaatattatttcaagtagtttatgagcttataacttatcattttgtCTTCCAATTTCATTCCTGCAaccttacttgaaaaaaattaaatattaattaaacatacaTTTTTTATGGGAGATTCAGTCCATTTTTGGACTGTTTtggtgcattttttttatttactttttatcaATAGAATTCAATTTAATTCTCACATCAACGCAAGTCTATGGCGagtcttttttttaacaaacttttatttattgcatatgAGTCCCCCATCaagtaaatattcatttacaatttgcaaacaaaaagcaaattttatttcaatttaaaacaaacataatataatttataatgttttttatttaaccaaattaaaaatgaaattgaaaaccctaaatcccaaattCCACTTTTTCTTCCTCTCCATCTTCTTGTTCTAAAAACCCACGACAAATTTAACCTTATATACATTTGTCCCCATCAGAAATTCCATCTATTTCACTCACTCAGTTGCGCTATCAAGCAATCCACCAACGTAATGAACAACGACgaattcattttcttcattacGTTTTTTCGAATTCGTCCAACCTTCACTCCTGCCCTCAAGCTTCGTTCCAACAAATTTCACTTCTGCCCTCAAGCTTCGTTCCAGAATGATGCCAGCAAgatgattttagttttttatgaaCTTGTAATTTTTGGCTTTTTGTTAATCGACTCAGTTATCAAACATGAGTTGTGAGACTAAACACATACTTGACATTTTCTCTTTATTCATCACTGGAGTTATAAATTGGATGTTGGAATTAACATATAGACTCTCATGTACTTCTTCCATTGGCGAACGAAAACgattgaaaacaaatttatataCAGACAACAAATTGAAAACGAAAGGTAACTAACAcaattgaaaatcaaatttatatacagacaacaaattatatacagaaaacaaattaaagcataaaccctaattcccaaattgaaatcaaattgattcttaataaataattacacgTAAATATAACAAACATTTCAGTTTCAATCTCACCGTCGAATGAAGTTCCGCTTGCGAAAACGATGATGAACGCAGGTGATGAACAGAGAAGTTTcaattttagtgattttgaTGAACGCATGTGATGAACAGAGAAGTTTCAATTTTAGCGATTTTGTGACTTGGTGATGAACAGAGAAGTTtcaattttagtgatttttgtgactttgttgttttttgtttcaattttagttgtaattttgttttaattgatttacaatcacaattaaagttaaaaacaatttaaacattggggtaattttgtaacttttaataTGGTAGGGACTTGgttgaaatattatttaatataaaagatacatggtaGGTACCATATAAGTGGTTTGTACCATATAATTCAAAGTGAGTCAATACTGCATCCCCGTTGTCCGTTGATCAGTTAGGACTGCACCAAAATAGTCTAAATAAGGATTGCACGGATGACGTTCAGTCATttagtaatttttattataattttatagctttttagttattttttggAGTAATTCATGGTCAAAGAAAAGAagatttgaagaaaaataacatATCAAGAGTTTGAAGACTAAAAGatcgaaaaaagaaaaacacttagaaaaattccaaagatttaatgatgtgaaatatGTGAGGTTGTTGTATTCTTCGCGCCCCCACCCAGTTTCCATCGAAGCGCGATTTGCCACTAATTCTTGAGCATGACACCAGCACGCGTGTAAGCATGACATCATCAGCTTTCTATGATAATGAGAATTAACGAGCATAAATCTttctatgaatttgaattgacctaagacattaggaaattatttttatggaaaaggGTTCTTAGTCATTAACACTGGTCTGAACTATTTAGTTAATTCATCGTGACAATAAGAGTGAAAAGGTAGCTTAGGACCACATTTACCAAATCATGAAGAGGAAGTGAATCGAAATTCTATTAATCTCTTTAATCATTTGCAATCatcacttttaattttaattgttttataaaCCAACTTTGCTTAGCAAATCCCCTTGCATTTACAATCCTAAATACAATACAGTTGTcttgtcgagattgaaacaatccctgtggatacgaatttaatttattacttAGCGATaaattagtacacttgctaattttGTCATCATGCACcatagaatttttcttttttatgtcatttcatactcaACCAGTTAGCTTATTCACTATAAGTTaggttcaaccgctaatttttcGAACACTGCaaatattgattttaattatgattttacgttattaattttagttttggaatttttttatttaaaaaagtcgTTTTATTAAGTATTTTCTTAGATATTTTTAGAAGCCTAGCAATTTATTTGGAccaagaaaattaaaatatggaaaatgagaaacagaaaacaaaaatatacatatattgCAATaagtttaaagtttttttttttttataaaacattagcgtgcaaaggcatcacatgataattatgacatcccaactatgttggcaccccataatcatcacctatcatttgcagcaccctaataaatttattaaaaagaaagaaaaagagacaaacttggggggactagaccaaaacccaaggAAACAATAAGACAAGGAACCTACCACtacctcattaaaaaccttttcTGAAAAACCCCAAGAGATAAAACCAAGGatagggaaaaagagtgcagtggaagacccattaaattactaatataatctCCTTGAACACTCGGCGAAACATTGTCCCACCAGTAAAAACCATTAACATTAATGCCTAAAGCAGTCATTCGATCTGCACAACAATTCCCTTCACGATAAATGTGAGTCGCTCTAAAATGCATATGCATGGTTTTACATTTACAAATTTTACATATATTGCAATAAGTTTAAAGATAAAGTAAGTATGTAGCACTAATTTAATATAAATCTTCATTTCTTGTGCATCATATTTCATATGTCATTCCAACCTTGAGAAGCTTTCTACGAGGGATAGCCATCAACTCATCCCTTTGTTGAAAGTTCCTTCTCAAAAAGGTATATGTATTAACAATAATCTTATtcaaaattgatgattttggatttgCCACTACGTCTATTTCCCCTAACATATACACCACACCTTTCCCCAATGCCTCATCTATAAACTTTATCTCATTTTCAATTCCTTCAACCACACCTGGTGATTGAATTGAATCAAGCTCGGACATATAATTACTTTCTTGTATAATAAATTCCTTTAGATATTGCACCAATTGTGACTCAAACTCCATATAATTTCCAATTACATCATTGTAACCATGTCTTACAATGCAACGGAATATTTTGCATTCTTTTGGCTCCACGTATCGAAAGAGAAACCTCTCTTCCAATACAACATTGCTAATTGGAATTGCTTTCATggaaacaaacacaacaactGAATGAATTGTTGGTATgttagcaatgaagtgagcgaATATTGGAGGAATTCCTTGTACAAGCTCAGAATATAAAACTCCGAATCCATGGATGCGATTCGTGCTTAGGTCATTCACCAATTTTATTAAACTCTCAGAGGAAACTTTGTTGTTGAGTTCAAacatgtatttttctttttgtgcaTAAAACCATATTCCCATTACAATAGTGAAGATGATTGCAGATACTAGAGGAAGAAAACCACCTTCTTTGAACTTTACCATTTGTGATGACAAATACAACAACTCAATGCAACCAAATGGGATAGAAAATAGAGCTACTTGCCATATGTTTTTCTTCCATACAATCAACATTACAATGGAAACCAAAAAAGTTGTGATCGTCATATCACAAACTATTGCAACCCctacatcaaaacaaattacCATAAAATAAAAGTGTGAATTTCGGCCAAGTGTGATATCAATGAATATGGATTTTATGTAGGGAAGACATGGTGCAGTGTATTATACACCTTTTGATTGAAATCAAATGACACAGATTTAACACAATAAAATATCTTGATCTGATTCAATGGATGAGATTCAACTGCGGTCATTATTAGACTGCAGAGAATCCATATCCGATATAaatgtgtgtgtgcgcgcgtgagagagagagagagaagaattACCGTATGCATTGCTAAGCTTTTCCGAGGTTCTGAAGAGAATAGTAACTGCAATACATGCAAACATGAACATATAGTTGATTGCAGGAATATAAACTTGGCCTTCATGTGTAGCGGAAGTATGTACAACCTTAACCCTTGGAAAACAACCCATACTTAAAGCTTGAGATGCAATGGAAAATGCTCCTGAAACTATTGCTTGACTTGCTATGATGGAGGCAATAACAGCAATAACAAATGTTGGCCAATACAAAGGACCTATATGAAACAAAGTAATTCacacatattaaatttttaataatttaataaaataaattttaaatgtgTATATACATATCAATGAatctttaaaaattaatattgtacCTGGTATAcatgcataaaaaatatttgatacaGTGTTAGGGAACTTTCGGAGATATGCTGCTTGTCCACTATATGCTGCCAATATTGCTGGAAGTGTAATAAAAGAGAAACTAATCtgcaacatatatattataacatCAATAATGGAACTATGTAATTATAATAACAATATCTAATTTTAGTatgaaaaattttatattatagaAAATCAccacattttttttgtcattattattgattaacggagggagtacttacACAATAATTGATCACAAAGATTACTCatgatttaaataattttgtttttcattttagcATAAAAATTAATCTGATTTTATTAATGCATGCTTACTTGAATGGCTCGAACACTGAAGTGACCCAAGTCAGCAAACATGGCTTCACATCctgaaattatttataaataaatatatttgaataatcaaaaaatgatataacccaaataaaaatattaacaattgtGGTTTGTCTAATATGAACcttactaaaaatattaaatatatatatatatatatatatatatatatatatatatatatatatatattttgtgtaGATATTTCCATTATCCAATTAAATCTTTCACATAATGTCTCTCTTTAATTCTTATATAGTCTTCCCAAACAAAAGATCTTAGATCATTTTTCACATTCTTCTTTTTGTTATTACTCCGCttctaaattcaaaatttaaatttgtatttcaATATCGACTAATTTTTGTCTACAGACATTATCTCTCAATCAATATTTAAAGGttaaattttttactttgtcAATTTTACTTTTGTCTTCTATTTATAGTAGTAATGGTTTTTTGTTGtattgactaaaaaaaaagatattcatttaattttgttagcaaaataaatcaaacatcaTGGAATGGAGTTCAATTCTCAACTCTTGCATATAGAGAATATTCGAATGGAAGATGAGAAATCATCTTGTATACCAAACAAGTTCAAAGATTAATTAGTATTAAACGACAGTGAAACTTCATATCTGATATGTGAGCTATACCTGAGATGCATAAAAATATTCCACCAAGTGACATCCATGCTTTTTTACCATCACGTTGAAAGTAATTAACAATATATTTTGGATTAATAGCACGTAATACCCCAACATCATATTTGAACAAGTTGTAAAGACCAGTTCCTCCAATTAATATAAACCATATGGTTATAATTGGAGCGAATGAAAATCCTACTTTATCAGTACCAAATCTTTGCACCATAAAAAGAGAGACCAATATCACTATAGTGATACCGACAACATAAtctgaaaaataagaaatatgtaTATCACTATAGAGAGATCAATATTTTtcttcgttaaaaaaaaaattataatagttattagacaataaataattaaataaataaattaccttgaCCTAATTTAGAACTGATACCGCTTACCGCAGAAATAACTGCACATATAGAATTGAACAAAATATTGTTGTCAAGTCCatccaatataaaaaaatggtcAATATAAttgcatatatattatatattatcatttttttttcatgtcaCACTTTTTGTGTCATTATTATTGTAAGACTAATCACTGTGttcattcaattaattaattattaattagagtGGTCAATTTAATTACTTAATAATCAGCAATTTGTATTGATTTGCATTTAATGCTAACACACCCTTCATAACctcaaaaaagataaattattatactaaattatattttttaacaagtACATATGAAACTTTATACTTTTACTTGTGACTACGGATTAAAATTCAATAGACAAGTGTAaattaaaacaagaaaatgaTAGTTAATACTTAACCTGACATTGGTGGAGTGAAAAATCCATCTCCTATAACCATAGTAGTTCCCAAAATagtcataaataaaaaaagcacACGTGCAAAATAATTGTTTTCAAGCTTTTGCTTCAACTTTTGATTACTAGAAAGTGTTTCTAGTTTGTAATTAGAAAGCTGCATGTCTTCTGGTTGTTGATTTGGAATCAAACTCACTTTGGCATGTCTACATAGTAGTGAATATAGTGCAAACGCCCCAcctaaataaaaacacaaaacatgTAATACCGTGTACATgtacatatccacataatatgtgtatcGGAGTGTTCAccttattattaatataaaaaacatgtaatcatttatagaaaaataacaaaattaagatatataaaataggGAGTTcaactatttaatatatatccatttttatttttatttaaacaatatataaaataaataaaaggaacaTAAAGCAATTTAATTTATCTTACCATTGCCATTGTCGTTAGCCAAAAGTacaataaaacaatatttgagCAATGGGAAGACCAAAATGGTATAATATATGATAGATAAGACCCCAAGAATGTCATCACTATGATCAATAGTACCATTTGTGAATGAGCTTGCAAACACATAAAGTGGAGATGTTCCAATATCACCATATACAACTCCCAAGCTTTGAAATGCTAATGATAAAGTTGCCATCCAACTCAACTATTCAAAAGAAACAAtttgtcaataaaataaatagattcAAGAAAAGGTGTCTATTATAcaacataaattatttcttttttttttttttgacgtcaTGTAGCCTAGTAATCAATGAGGGAAAAAAAAGAGCAAATGGAAGAAAGACCTCAGAGGAGTGATCAGTGATGCCGGAAACTTTTCCGGCTTCCACATTGAGTGAGTTTAAACGGCAACGGCGAAGCTTCGGAAACGATGTATTTCTCTCTTTGACGCTTGTCTCTATTGTTTCATTACACTTTGTTATCTCTTCTACCTCCATGCCTATAGAATTTGCTTCATCAGTAGCCATCGAAGATCAAGATCCACTCTTAATGTTTTGTTACAAATGAAAATGTTTTGGTCGATATTCTTCTTTAGTGGCACATTGagtttatatatttcatttccAGAGCTTCTATTTTCAGTTTATGTTTTGTACTATTAATTGAAAGGATCGGATGTgcgattttttaataaatattttctattcatTGTTTCGGGtacatttttcattcatttttaattaatgtcTTAAATTAAACGgtcaatttttcattcattataAAATATACTCCTCCTATTACTATTTTAGGACACTCATTATAATCACGCGTTTTGTTATTTTTAGCACActcattttttcaaaatgaattaGATTCTTCAAAAAGTCAAATCGGCTTaccatttaagtttttttttaataaatgatgtaattgtttcttttttttttggaaaaattatgtacagtaatttttttttttactcatgtaagtaaataatttttaaaaaatacagtTGGTCCAAAAATATTAagtttatgtatatatatatatatatttggtcaaCTGAAAATAAACTCACATAATTGTGAGattccgggttcgaacccgggtcaTGACGTCCagcctaacaatttcggcatttttatTTGGTGAAATAAATGGGCAAAGCCCCAAAGGAAAAAAACTACAATGTTAGAAGAACATTCCTAGGCATGCAACCAATATAGATATGTGGTCAAAAAGCATACTTTGAAGCTCTCTAGGAGGAATCTCCAAAACATGAATGTCAAAAGAATCAAGAGAGTAACTAAAATTAGCAAGCCAATATGCGCTTCTATTTCCTCGCTCCAAGTATGAGACAAAATGACTTGTCAACTCAAAGGAAGAAGATGTCTAATGCGAAGCACCAAAATCGGGGTGCTTTCATTGAGCTTAACTCTATCAGTCACCATATCTATCAGCACT from Trifolium pratense cultivar HEN17-A07 linkage group LG5, ARS_RC_1.1, whole genome shotgun sequence encodes:
- the LOC123886719 gene encoding potassium transporter 5-like; its protein translation is MATDEANSIGMEVEEITKCNETIETSVKERNTSFPKLRRCRLNSLNVEAGKVSGITDHSSELSWMATLSLAFQSLGVVYGDIGTSPLYVFASSFTNGTIDHSDDILGVLSIIYYTILVFPLLKYCFIVLLANDNGNGGAFALYSLLCRHAKVSLIPNQQPEDMQLSNYKLETLSSNQKLKQKLENNYFARVLFLFMTILGTTMVIGDGFFTPPMSVISAVSGISSKLGQDYVVGITIVILVSLFMVQRFGTDKVGFSFAPIITIWFILIGGTGLYNLFKYDVGVLRAINPKYIVNYFQRDGKKAWMSLGGIFLCISGCEAMFADLGHFSVRAIQISFSFITLPAILAAYSGQAAYLRKFPNTVSNIFYACIPGPLYWPTFVIAVIASIIASQAIVSGAFSIASQALSMGCFPRVKVVHTSATHEGQVYIPAINYMFMFACIAVTILFRTSEKLSNAYGVAIVCDMTITTFLVSIVMLIVWKKNIWQVALFSIPFGCIELLYLSSQMVKFKEGGFLPLVSAIIFTIVMGIWFYAQKEKYMFELNNKVSSESLIKLVNDLSTNRIHGFGVLYSELVQGIPPIFAHFIANIPTIHSVVVFVSMKAIPISNVVLEERFLFRYVEPKECKIFRCIVRHGYNDVIGNYMEFESQLVQYLKEFIIQESNYMSELDSIQSPGVVEGIENEIKFIDEALGKGVVYMLGEIDVVANPKSSILNKIIVNTYTFLRRNFQQRDELMAIPRRKLLKVGMTYEI
- the LOC123885826 gene encoding uncharacterized protein LOC123885826; amino-acid sequence: MAASFRWLLQLHKDVPKAASFYSEGLDFTVNVCTLRWAELQSGPLKLALMHSPIDQSTQKGYTSLLSFTVTDINSTVTKLIALGAELDGTIKHEVHGKVAAMRCIDGHVLGLFEPA